Proteins found in one Streptomyces sp. NBC_00461 genomic segment:
- a CDS encoding Rossmann-like and DUF2520 domain-containing protein, whose product MTTSQQPDPRDRPARLTVGVVGAGRVGPALAASLQLAGHRPVAVSGVSDASRKRAAQMLPDVPLVAPAEVLKRADLVLLTVPDDTLPGLVEGLAETGAVRPGQLLVHTSGRYGAKVLDPALRAGALPLALHPAMTFTGTPVDVQRLAGCSFGVTAREELRLAAEALVIEMGGEPEWIAEEMRPLYHAALALGANHLVTLVAQSMELLREAGVAAPDRMLGPLLGAALDNALRSGDAALTGPVARGDAGTVAAHVAELRRHAPQTVAGYLAMARATADRALAHGLLKPELAEDLLGVLADGTGGTGGTGGTDGSEGDAR is encoded by the coding sequence GTGACTACAAGCCAACAGCCAGACCCCAGGGACCGTCCCGCACGGCTCACCGTCGGCGTGGTCGGCGCCGGCCGGGTCGGCCCCGCACTCGCCGCCTCCCTCCAACTCGCCGGGCACCGCCCGGTCGCCGTCTCCGGGGTCTCCGACGCCTCCCGCAAGCGTGCCGCGCAGATGCTCCCCGACGTGCCGCTCGTGGCGCCCGCCGAGGTCCTGAAGCGCGCCGACCTGGTCCTGCTGACCGTCCCGGACGACACACTGCCGGGGCTGGTCGAGGGCCTCGCGGAGACCGGGGCCGTCCGGCCGGGACAGCTGCTCGTGCACACCTCCGGGCGCTACGGCGCGAAGGTCCTGGACCCCGCACTGCGCGCGGGCGCGCTCCCGCTGGCCCTGCATCCCGCGATGACCTTCACGGGCACGCCCGTGGACGTCCAGCGCCTGGCGGGCTGCTCGTTCGGCGTCACCGCCCGCGAGGAACTGCGGCTGGCCGCCGAGGCCCTGGTCATCGAGATGGGCGGCGAACCGGAGTGGATCGCCGAGGAGATGCGCCCGCTGTACCACGCTGCGCTCGCGCTGGGCGCGAACCACCTGGTGACACTGGTCGCCCAGTCCATGGAGCTGCTGCGCGAGGCCGGCGTCGCGGCCCCCGACCGGATGCTCGGCCCGCTGCTCGGCGCCGCCCTCGACAACGCCCTGCGCTCCGGCGACGCGGCCCTGACCGGCCCCGTCGCGCGCGGGGACGCCGGCACGGTCGCCGCACACGTCGCCGAGCTGCGCAGGCACGCCCCGCAGACCGTCGCCGGCTACCTGGCGATGGCGCGGGCCACCGCCGACCGGGCGCTCGCCCACGGGCTGCTGAAGCCGGAGCTCGCCGAGGACCTCCTCGGGGTGCTCGCCGACGGGACCGGCGGGACGGGCGGGACCGGCGGGACCGACGGGAGCGAGGGAGACGCCCGATGA
- the panC gene encoding pantoate--beta-alanine ligase, whose amino-acid sequence MTTTLLSTADELHARTRTGRRAVVMTMGALHEGHATLVRTAREIAGSDGEVVVTVFVNPLQFGAGEDLDRYPRTLDADVKLAELSGADVVFAPSVDEVYPGGEPQVRISAGPMGERLEGTSRPGHFDGMLTVVAKLLHLTRPDVALFGQKDAQQLALIRRMVRDLNFGIEIVGVPTVREDDGLALSSRNRYLSPEQRRTALSLSRALFAGSDRHAAQEALRARAREVPATHARAEALSAIGESRAAADAHAVAKALPGAPSAVRAAARLVLDDAARLSPPLELDYLALVDPSDFTEIDDDFTGEAVLAIAARVGTTRLIDNIPLVFGTFGAAS is encoded by the coding sequence ATGACCACCACCCTGCTGAGCACCGCCGACGAACTGCACGCACGCACGCGTACCGGCCGCCGCGCCGTGGTGATGACCATGGGCGCCCTGCACGAGGGCCACGCCACCCTCGTCCGCACCGCGCGCGAGATCGCAGGGAGCGACGGCGAGGTCGTCGTCACCGTCTTCGTGAACCCTCTCCAGTTCGGCGCGGGCGAGGACCTCGACCGCTATCCGCGCACCCTGGACGCCGACGTCAAGCTGGCCGAACTGTCCGGTGCGGACGTCGTGTTCGCCCCTTCCGTGGACGAGGTCTACCCGGGCGGCGAGCCCCAGGTCCGCATCAGCGCGGGTCCGATGGGAGAGCGGCTGGAGGGCACCTCCCGCCCCGGCCACTTCGACGGCATGCTCACCGTCGTCGCCAAGTTGCTGCACCTCACCCGCCCCGACGTCGCCCTGTTCGGCCAGAAGGACGCCCAGCAGCTCGCCCTGATCCGCCGCATGGTGCGGGACCTGAACTTCGGCATCGAGATCGTCGGCGTACCCACCGTGCGCGAGGACGACGGCCTCGCCCTTTCCAGCCGCAACCGCTACCTCTCGCCGGAGCAGCGGCGCACCGCGCTCAGCCTGTCCCGCGCGCTGTTCGCGGGCAGCGACCGGCACGCCGCCCAGGAGGCGCTGCGCGCCCGAGCGCGCGAAGTGCCCGCCACGCACGCGCGTGCCGAGGCGCTCAGCGCCATAGGCGAGTCCCGCGCGGCCGCCGACGCGCACGCCGTCGCCAAGGCGCTCCCGGGCGCCCCGTCGGCCGTCCGCGCGGCCGCCCGGCTGGTCCTCGACGACGCCGCGCGGCTCTCTCCGCCGCTCGAACTGGACTACCTGGCCCTCGTCGACCCGTCCGACTTCACCGAGATCGACGACGACTTCACCGGCGAGGCCGTCCTCGCCATCGCCGCCCGGGTCGGGACGACCCGGCTGATCGACAACATCCCACTCGTTTTCGGAACCTTCGGAGCCGCCTCGTGA
- a CDS encoding L-aspartate oxidase translates to MTSTGIRLHAPAPGWSIAADVVVVGSGVAGLTAALRCEAAGLRTVVVTKARLDDGSTRWAQGGIAAALGKGDTPQQHQDDTLVAGAGLCDEEAVRILVTEGPDAVRRLIATGAHFDESEEGDLQLGREGGHHRRRIAHAGGDATGAEISRALVEAARARGVRTIENALVLDLLTDADGRTAGVSLHVMGEGQHDGVGAVHAPAVVLATGGMGQVYSATTNPSVSTGDGVALALRAGAEVSDLEFVQFHPTVLFLGPDAEGQQPLISEAVRGEGAHLVDADGVRFMVGQHELAELAPRDIVAKGIMRRMQERDAEHMFLDARHFGADMWEHRFPTILAACRAHGIDPVTEPIPIAPAAHYASGGVRADSRGRTTVPGLYACGEVACTGVHGANRLASNSLLEGLVYAERIAADITATHADNGLHARVPAPVELPEVPAHPLLAPEDRFAIQRIMSDGAGVLRSADSLAKAAGQLQQLHTEARDALAENGKTSEPGVDTWEATNLLCVARVLVAAARLREETRGCHWREDRAERDDAAWRRHIVVRLNPDRTLAVRTTDTADFPPTRQPQPAHRPQEQ, encoded by the coding sequence GTGACCAGCACAGGCATACGACTGCACGCGCCCGCGCCCGGGTGGTCCATCGCCGCCGACGTCGTGGTCGTCGGATCGGGCGTCGCCGGACTCACCGCGGCCCTGCGCTGCGAGGCAGCCGGTCTGCGCACCGTCGTCGTCACCAAGGCCCGCCTCGACGACGGCTCCACCCGCTGGGCCCAGGGCGGCATCGCCGCGGCCCTCGGCAAGGGCGACACCCCGCAACAGCACCAGGACGACACCCTGGTGGCCGGTGCGGGCCTGTGCGACGAGGAGGCCGTACGGATCCTCGTCACTGAGGGCCCGGACGCCGTGCGGCGGCTCATCGCCACCGGCGCGCACTTCGACGAGTCCGAAGAGGGCGACCTGCAGCTCGGCCGCGAGGGCGGCCACCACCGCAGGCGCATCGCGCACGCCGGCGGCGACGCGACCGGCGCGGAGATCTCCCGGGCACTGGTCGAGGCGGCACGCGCGCGTGGTGTGCGCACGATCGAGAACGCGCTCGTGCTGGACCTCCTGACGGACGCCGACGGCCGCACGGCCGGCGTGAGCCTGCACGTCATGGGCGAGGGCCAGCACGACGGGGTGGGCGCCGTGCACGCCCCCGCGGTGGTCCTCGCGACCGGTGGCATGGGCCAGGTGTACTCCGCGACCACCAACCCCTCGGTGTCCACCGGCGACGGAGTGGCGCTCGCCCTGCGCGCGGGCGCGGAGGTCTCCGACCTGGAGTTCGTGCAGTTCCACCCGACCGTGCTGTTCCTCGGTCCGGACGCGGAGGGCCAGCAGCCCCTGATCTCCGAGGCCGTACGCGGCGAAGGCGCCCACCTGGTCGACGCCGACGGCGTGCGCTTCATGGTCGGGCAGCACGAGCTGGCCGAGCTGGCTCCCCGGGACATCGTCGCCAAGGGCATCATGCGCCGTATGCAGGAGCGGGACGCCGAGCACATGTTCCTCGACGCCCGGCACTTCGGCGCCGACATGTGGGAGCACCGCTTCCCGACGATCCTCGCCGCGTGCCGCGCCCACGGCATCGACCCGGTCACCGAGCCCATCCCGATCGCCCCGGCCGCCCACTACGCCTCCGGCGGCGTCCGCGCCGACTCCCGGGGCCGTACGACCGTCCCGGGCCTGTACGCCTGCGGAGAGGTCGCCTGCACCGGCGTGCACGGGGCGAACCGGCTCGCCTCCAACTCCCTCCTTGAGGGCCTCGTCTACGCCGAGCGCATCGCCGCCGACATCACGGCGACGCACGCGGACAACGGCCTCCACGCGCGCGTGCCCGCACCGGTCGAGCTCCCCGAGGTGCCCGCGCACCCGCTGCTCGCCCCCGAGGACCGGTTCGCGATCCAGCGCATCATGTCCGACGGCGCGGGCGTCCTGCGCTCCGCCGACTCCCTCGCCAAGGCCGCAGGACAGCTCCAGCAGCTGCACACCGAAGCCCGTGACGCCCTGGCCGAGAACGGCAAGACGTCCGAGCCGGGCGTCGACACCTGGGAGGCCACCAACCTCCTGTGCGTGGCCCGCGTCCTGGTCGCCGCCGCCCGGCTGCGCGAGGAGACGCGCGGCTGCCACTGGCGCGAGGACCGTGCCGAGCGCGACGACGCGGCATGGCGCCGCCACATCGTCGTACGGCTGAATCCGGACCGCACACTCGCCGTACGCACCACCGATACCGCAGACTTCCCCCCGACCCGGCAGCCCCAGCCTGCGCACCGTCCCCAGGAGCAGTGA
- the nadC gene encoding carboxylating nicotinate-nucleotide diphosphorylase: protein MSTPDLPLAPNGGCGDGCACGADSADSADSAAEYLECGLDPALAQLLADAGLDPVEVEDIANVAIQEDLDHGLDVTTVATIPEEAVATADFTAREAGVVAGLRVAEAVISVVCTDEFEVERHVEDGDRVEAGQKLLSVTTRTRDLLTAERSALNLLCRLSGIATATRAWADALESTKTKVRDTRKTTPGLRSLEKFAVRCGGGVNHRMSLSDAALVKDNHVVAAGGVAPAFKAVREAFPEVPIEVEVDTLHQLREVVDAGADLILLDNFTPGECEEAVALVHGRAALEASGRLTLANARTYADTGVDYLAVGALTHSSPILDIGLDLRAAE, encoded by the coding sequence GTGAGCACCCCCGACCTCCCCCTCGCGCCGAACGGCGGCTGCGGCGACGGCTGCGCCTGTGGCGCCGACAGTGCCGACAGTGCCGACAGTGCGGCGGAATATCTGGAGTGCGGGCTCGACCCCGCGCTCGCGCAGCTGCTGGCCGACGCCGGACTCGACCCCGTGGAGGTCGAGGACATCGCCAACGTCGCCATCCAGGAGGACCTCGACCACGGCCTGGACGTGACGACCGTCGCGACCATCCCCGAAGAGGCCGTCGCCACCGCCGACTTCACCGCGCGCGAGGCGGGCGTCGTGGCGGGCCTCAGGGTCGCCGAAGCGGTGATCTCGGTGGTCTGCACGGACGAGTTCGAGGTCGAGCGGCACGTGGAGGACGGCGACCGGGTGGAGGCCGGGCAGAAGCTCCTGTCGGTCACCACGCGCACGCGTGACCTGCTCACCGCCGAGCGCAGCGCGCTCAACCTCCTGTGCCGGCTGTCCGGCATCGCGACCGCCACACGCGCGTGGGCCGACGCCCTGGAAAGCACGAAGACGAAGGTCCGCGACACCCGCAAGACGACTCCGGGGCTCAGGTCGCTGGAGAAGTTCGCCGTACGGTGCGGCGGCGGCGTCAACCACCGCATGTCGCTCTCGGACGCGGCACTGGTCAAGGACAACCACGTCGTCGCCGCGGGCGGCGTCGCACCGGCCTTCAAGGCCGTACGGGAGGCCTTCCCGGAGGTGCCGATCGAGGTCGAGGTCGACACCCTGCACCAGCTGCGCGAGGTCGTCGACGCCGGCGCCGACCTGATCCTGCTGGACAACTTCACGCCCGGCGAGTGCGAGGAGGCGGTGGCCCTGGTGCACGGCCGCGCCGCCCTGGAGGCGTCGGGCCGGCTCACCCTGGCCAACGCGCGGACGTACGCCGACACCGGCGTGGACTACCTCGCCGTAGGCGCCCTGACCCACTCCTCGCCGATCCTCGACATCGGTCTCGACCTGCGAGCGGCGGAGTAG
- a CDS encoding type III pantothenate kinase, which translates to MLLTIDVGNTHTVLGLFDGDDIVEHWRISTDARRTADELAVLLQGLMGMHPLLGDELGDGIDGIAICATVPSVLHELREVTRRYYGDVPAVLVEPGVKTGVPILTDNPKEVGADRIINAVAAVELYGGPAIVVDFGTATTFDAVSARGEYVGGVIAPGIEISVEALGVRGAQLRKIEVARPRSVIGKNTVEAMQSGIIYGFAGQVDGVVGRMARELAADPDEVTVIATGGLAPMVLGESSVIDEHEPWLTLVGLRLVYERNVSRM; encoded by the coding sequence ATGCTGCTGACGATCGACGTAGGGAACACGCACACCGTCCTGGGCCTGTTCGACGGGGACGACATCGTCGAGCACTGGCGCATCTCCACGGACGCGCGCCGCACGGCGGACGAGCTGGCGGTGCTGCTGCAGGGCCTGATGGGCATGCACCCGCTGCTCGGCGACGAACTCGGTGACGGCATCGACGGGATCGCGATCTGCGCCACCGTGCCGTCCGTGCTGCACGAGCTGCGTGAGGTGACGCGCCGGTACTACGGCGACGTGCCCGCGGTGCTGGTGGAACCGGGCGTGAAGACGGGCGTGCCGATCCTCACCGACAACCCCAAGGAGGTCGGCGCCGACCGCATCATCAACGCGGTGGCGGCGGTCGAGCTGTACGGGGGGCCGGCGATCGTCGTGGACTTCGGTACGGCGACGACGTTCGACGCGGTCTCCGCACGCGGGGAGTACGTCGGCGGGGTCATCGCACCGGGCATCGAGATCTCCGTCGAAGCCCTGGGCGTGCGCGGTGCGCAGCTGCGGAAGATCGAGGTGGCGCGGCCGCGGAGCGTGATCGGGAAGAACACCGTCGAGGCGATGCAGTCCGGCATCATCTACGGGTTCGCCGGGCAGGTCGACGGGGTCGTGGGCCGCATGGCGCGGGAACTGGCCGCCGATCCGGACGAGGTGACGGTGATCGCGACCGGCGGACTGGCGCCGATGGTCCTCGGGGAGTCGTCGGTGATCGACGAGCACGAGCCCTGGCTGACCCTGGTCGGGCTGCGGCTCGTGTACGAGCGGAACGTGTCGCGCATGTGA
- a CDS encoding BlaI/MecI/CopY family transcriptional regulator, translating to MGELEDAVMTRVWKWNRPVTVREVLEDLQQERSIAYTTVMTVLDNLHQKGWVRREAEGRAYRYEAVSTRAAYAAALMNDAWSQSDNPAAALVAFFGMMSEEQRQALSDAVRMVQGPETPEAASDTGGETARENPGSAQEPDGR from the coding sequence TTGGGAGAACTCGAAGACGCGGTCATGACGCGGGTGTGGAAGTGGAACCGCCCGGTGACCGTTCGAGAAGTCCTGGAAGACCTTCAGCAGGAACGGTCCATCGCGTACACCACGGTGATGACCGTTTTGGACAATCTCCATCAGAAGGGCTGGGTGCGCCGAGAGGCCGAAGGCCGGGCCTATCGATATGAGGCCGTCTCCACCAGGGCCGCCTACGCGGCTGCTCTGATGAACGACGCCTGGTCGCAGAGCGACAACCCCGCCGCCGCTCTCGTCGCCTTCTTCGGGATGATGAGCGAGGAACAGCGGCAGGCCCTCAGTGACGCCGTACGCATGGTCCAAGGGCCGGAAACACCCGAAGCGGCCTCGGATACCGGCGGCGAAACCGCCCGTGAGAACCCCGGGTCGGCGCAGGAGCCCGACGGGCGATAG
- a CDS encoding amino-acid N-acetyltransferase, with protein sequence MSAESPEGPEGPEVSAKAITVRRARTSDVPAVRRLLDTYVRGSILLDKATVTLYEDIQEFWIAERDDNAEVVGCGALHVMWEDLAEVRTLAVKPGMKGAGVGHQLLQKLLHTARWLGVRRVFCLTFEVDFFAKHGFVEIGETPVDTDVYAELLRSYDEGVAEFLGLERVKPNTLGNSRMLLHL encoded by the coding sequence ATGTCAGCAGAGAGTCCCGAAGGCCCAGAAGGCCCCGAAGTCAGCGCTAAAGCCATCACTGTCCGGAGGGCCCGCACCAGCGATGTCCCGGCCGTGCGCCGTCTCCTTGACACGTACGTCCGCGGCAGCATCCTGCTCGACAAAGCAACGGTGACGCTTTACGAGGACATCCAGGAGTTCTGGATCGCCGAACGGGACGACAACGCCGAGGTGGTCGGCTGCGGTGCGCTGCACGTGATGTGGGAAGACCTCGCGGAAGTGCGCACTCTCGCCGTGAAGCCCGGCATGAAGGGCGCCGGTGTCGGACACCAGTTGCTGCAGAAGTTGCTGCACACCGCGCGCTGGCTGGGCGTTCGGCGCGTTTTCTGTCTGACCTTCGAAGTGGACTTCTTCGCCAAGCACGGCTTCGTCGAGATCGGCGAGACACCTGTCGACACCGATGTCTACGCGGAGCTACTGCGTTCCTATGACGAGGGTGTAGCAGAGTTCCTGGGTCTCGAACGGGTGAAACCGAACACCTTGGGCAACAGCCGGATGCTTCTGCATCTGTGA
- a CDS encoding histone-like nucleoid-structuring protein Lsr2: MAQKVQVLLVDDLDGGEADETVTFALDGKTYEIDLTTANADKLRGLLDAYVKGGRRTGGRASGGRGKTRAASGGSQDTAQIRAWAKENGYEVNDRGRVPASIREAYEKANA, from the coding sequence GTGGCACAGAAGGTTCAGGTCCTTCTTGTCGATGACCTCGACGGCGGCGAGGCGGACGAGACCGTCACGTTCGCGTTGGACGGCAAGACTTACGAGATCGATCTCACGACCGCCAATGCGGACAAGCTCCGTGGCCTTCTCGACGCTTACGTGAAGGGTGGTCGTCGTACCGGAGGCCGTGCTTCGGGCGGACGCGGAAAGACGCGCGCCGCTTCCGGTGGCAGCCAGGACACCGCGCAGATCCGCGCGTGGGCGAAGGAGAACGGTTACGAGGTCAACGACCGCGGCCGTGTTCCCGCGTCCATCCGCGAGGCCTACGAGAAGGCCAACGCCTGA
- a CDS encoding SCO3374 family protein: protein MVGSLSIVPLPRRPLDPVDPVDRARRWYENELGWATVPARAERPGAPLRLRVGDRFDVLDVPAEAGRAGLRHLAPASPVAVQGDRMRLLVAAGSADELPGLLAWLEWGALTLDLTATGEGGVMDAPLLPRVGRPGTLQGAAVWLRPPEPGCEVEASLPALSAVGGGGGAPDLVRLVDTVATHCHRLRLRRVCAEPLALP from the coding sequence ATGGTTGGCAGCCTCTCCATTGTCCCGCTCCCCCGTCGACCGCTCGACCCGGTGGATCCGGTCGATCGGGCCCGCCGTTGGTACGAGAACGAACTGGGCTGGGCGACCGTGCCCGCGCGGGCGGAACGTCCTGGAGCTCCGCTACGGCTTCGCGTGGGCGACCGCTTCGACGTCCTGGACGTGCCGGCCGAGGCGGGCCGCGCGGGCCTGCGCCATCTCGCGCCGGCATCGCCGGTGGCCGTGCAGGGTGACCGGATGCGGCTGCTGGTGGCCGCGGGGAGCGCCGACGAGCTGCCGGGGCTGCTGGCCTGGCTGGAATGGGGCGCGCTCACGCTCGATCTGACCGCGACAGGCGAGGGCGGCGTCATGGATGCGCCGCTGCTGCCCCGGGTGGGGCGCCCGGGCACCCTGCAGGGGGCCGCCGTGTGGCTGCGACCCCCCGAGCCGGGGTGCGAGGTCGAGGCCTCGCTGCCGGCACTGTCGGCCGTGGGGGGCGGTGGGGGCGCCCCCGATCTCGTACGACTCGTGGACACGGTGGCCACGCATTGCCACCGGCTGCGGCTGCGGCGCGTGTGCGCCGAGCCCTTGGCCCTGCCGTAG
- a CDS encoding ATP-dependent Clp protease ATP-binding subunit, which translates to MFERFTDRARRVVVLAQEEARMLNHNYIGTEHILLGLIHEGEGVAAKALESLGISLEAVRQQVEEIIGQGQQAPSGHIPFTPRAKKVLELSLREALQLGHNYIGTEHILLGLIREGEGVAAQVLVKLGADLNRVRQQVIQLLSGYQGKETAGASGGPAEGTPSTSLVLDQFGRNLTQAARESKLDPVIGREKEIERVMQVLSRRTKNNPVLIGEPGVGKTAVVEGLAQAIVKGEVPETLKDKHLYTLDLGALVAGSRYRGDFEERLKKVLKEIRTRGDIILFIDELHTLVGAGAAEGAIDAASILKPMLARGELQTIGATTLDEYRKHLEKDAALERRFQPIQVAEPSLPHTIEILKGLRDRYEAHHRVSITDEALVQAATLADRYISDRFLPDKAIDLIDEAGSRMRIRRMTAPPDLREFDEKIAGVRRDKESAIDSQDFEKAASLRDKEKQLLAAKAKREKEWKAGDMDVVAEVDGELIAEVLATATGIPVFKLTEEESSRLLRMEDELHKRVIGQVDAVKALSKAIRRTRAGLKDPKRPGGSFIFAGPSGVGKTELSKALAEFLFGDEDALISLDMSEFSEKHTVSRLFGSPPGYVGYEEGGQLTEKVRRKPFSVVLFDEVEKAHPDIFNSLLQILEDGRLTDSQGRVVDFKNTVIIMTTNLGTRDISKGFNLGFAAAGDTKSNYERMKNKVSDELKQHFRPEFLNRVDDVVVFPQLTQADILSIVDLMVAKVDERLKDRDMGIELSQSAKELLSTKGYDQVLGARPLRRTIQREIEDTLSEKILFGELRPGHIVVVDTEGEGETQTFTFRGEEKSALPDAPPIEQAAGGAGPNLSKEA; encoded by the coding sequence ATGTTCGAGAGGTTCACCGACCGCGCGCGGCGGGTTGTCGTCCTGGCTCAGGAAGAAGCCCGGATGCTCAACCACAACTACATCGGCACCGAGCACATCCTCCTGGGCCTGATCCACGAGGGTGAGGGTGTCGCCGCCAAGGCCCTTGAGAGCCTCGGGATTTCGCTCGAGGCGGTCCGCCAGCAGGTGGAGGAGATCATCGGCCAGGGCCAGCAGGCCCCGTCCGGGCACATCCCCTTCACCCCCCGTGCCAAGAAGGTCCTGGAGCTGTCGCTCCGGGAGGCCCTTCAGCTGGGCCACAACTACATCGGCACGGAGCACATCCTGCTCGGCCTGATCCGTGAGGGCGAGGGCGTCGCCGCCCAGGTCCTGGTCAAGCTGGGTGCCGATCTCAACCGGGTGCGGCAGCAGGTCATCCAGCTGCTCTCCGGTTACCAGGGCAAGGAGACCGCCGGCGCCAGTGGCGGCCCTGCCGAGGGCACCCCCTCGACGTCCCTGGTCCTCGACCAGTTCGGCCGGAACCTCACCCAGGCCGCTCGTGAGTCCAAGCTCGACCCGGTCATCGGGCGCGAGAAGGAGATCGAGCGGGTCATGCAGGTGCTGTCCCGCCGTACCAAGAACAACCCGGTCCTGATCGGTGAGCCGGGCGTCGGCAAGACCGCCGTCGTCGAAGGCCTCGCCCAGGCCATCGTCAAGGGCGAGGTGCCCGAGACCCTCAAGGACAAGCACCTCTACACCCTGGACCTCGGCGCGCTGGTCGCCGGCTCCCGCTACCGCGGTGACTTCGAGGAGCGCCTGAAGAAGGTCCTCAAGGAGATCCGCACCCGCGGCGACATCATCCTGTTCATCGACGAGCTGCACACGCTGGTCGGTGCGGGTGCCGCCGAGGGCGCCATCGACGCCGCTTCGATCCTGAAGCCGATGCTGGCCCGCGGTGAGCTGCAGACCATCGGCGCCACCACGCTGGACGAGTACCGCAAGCACCTGGAGAAGGACGCCGCCCTCGAGCGCCGCTTCCAGCCCATCCAGGTCGCCGAGCCGTCCCTGCCGCACACGATCGAGATCCTCAAGGGTCTGCGCGACCGGTACGAGGCCCACCACCGCGTCTCCATCACGGACGAGGCGCTGGTCCAGGCCGCCACACTGGCCGACCGGTACATCTCGGACCGCTTCCTGCCGGACAAGGCGATCGACCTGATCGACGAGGCCGGTTCCCGGATGCGCATCCGCCGGATGACCGCGCCGCCGGACCTGCGCGAGTTCGACGAGAAGATCGCGGGCGTGCGCCGCGACAAGGAGTCCGCGATCGACTCGCAGGACTTCGAGAAGGCCGCCTCCCTCCGCGACAAGGAGAAGCAGCTCCTGGCCGCCAAGGCCAAGCGAGAGAAGGAGTGGAAGGCCGGCGACATGGACGTCGTCGCCGAGGTCGACGGCGAGCTGATCGCCGAGGTCCTCGCGACGGCCACCGGCATCCCGGTCTTCAAGCTGACCGAGGAGGAGTCCTCGCGTCTGCTGCGCATGGAGGACGAGCTCCACAAGCGGGTCATCGGCCAGGTCGACGCCGTCAAGGCGCTGTCGAAGGCGATCCGTCGTACGCGTGCGGGCCTCAAGGACCCGAAGCGCCCCGGTGGCTCGTTCATCTTCGCCGGCCCGTCCGGTGTCGGTAAGACCGAGCTGTCCAAGGCCCTCGCCGAGTTCCTCTTCGGTGACGAGGACGCGCTGATCTCCCTCGACATGTCGGAGTTCAGCGAGAAGCACACGGTGTCGCGTCTCTTCGGTTCGCCCCCCGGATACGTGGGCTACGAAGAGGGCGGCCAGCTGACCGAGAAGGTCCGCCGCAAGCCGTTCTCCGTCGTCCTGTTCGACGAGGTCGAGAAGGCCCACCCGGACATCTTCAACTCGCTGCTGCAGATCCTGGAGGACGGTCGTCTGACCGACTCCCAGGGCCGGGTCGTGGACTTCAAGAACACGGTCATCATCATGACGACCAACCTCGGCACCCGGGACATCTCCAAGGGCTTCAACCTGGGCTTCGCGGCCGCGGGTGACACCAAGTCCAACTACGAGCGCATGAAGAACAAGGTCTCGGACGAGCTCAAGCAGCACTTCCGCCCCGAGTTCCTCAACCGCGTCGACGACGTGGTCGTCTTCCCGCAGCTGACCCAGGCCGACATCCTCTCGATCGTCGACCTGATGGTGGCCAAGGTGGACGAGCGCCTCAAGGACCGGGACATGGGCATCGAGCTCTCCCAGTCCGCCAAGGAGCTGCTGTCCACCAAGGGTTACGACCAGGTGCTGGGTGCGCGTCCGCTGCGTCGCACCATCCAGCGCGAGATCGAGGACACGCTGTCGGAGAAGATCCTCTTCGGCGAGCTGCGTCCCGGTCACATCGTGGTCGTCGACACGGAGGGCGAGGGCGAGACCCAGACCTTCACCTTCCGCGGCGAGGAGAAGTCGGCGCTGCCCGACGCCCCGCCGATCGAGCAGGCCGCGGGTGGGGCAGGACCCAACCTGAGCAAGGAGGCGTGA
- a CDS encoding HAD family acid phosphatase translates to MTSRRPWARRAAVTAVSASALMALAAPANAAPSTEGVDYATWQKDCQTVMDQALPYVKQRIAAARPGEKQAIVFDIDNTTLETDFGFSFPQPANRPVLNLAEYAQAHGVSLFFVTARPGIIYAPTEWNLEHDGYDVSGLYVRGLFDLFKDVATYKTAQRVDIENKGYTVIANVGNSATDLSGGHAEKAFKLPDYDGQLS, encoded by the coding sequence ATGACAAGCCGACGCCCCTGGGCGCGCCGCGCAGCGGTCACCGCAGTCTCCGCTTCCGCCCTCATGGCACTGGCCGCCCCCGCCAACGCGGCGCCGAGCACCGAGGGCGTCGACTACGCGACCTGGCAGAAGGACTGCCAGACGGTGATGGACCAGGCCCTGCCCTACGTGAAGCAGCGCATCGCCGCGGCCAGGCCGGGCGAGAAGCAGGCGATCGTCTTCGACATCGACAACACCACGCTGGAGACCGACTTCGGCTTCAGCTTCCCGCAGCCGGCCAACAGGCCCGTCCTGAACCTCGCCGAGTACGCCCAGGCGCACGGCGTCTCCCTGTTCTTCGTCACCGCCCGCCCCGGCATCATCTACGCGCCCACCGAGTGGAACCTGGAACACGACGGCTACGACGTCTCCGGTCTCTACGTCCGCGGCCTGTTCGACCTGTTCAAGGACGTCGCCACGTACAAGACCGCCCAGCGCGTCGACATCGAGAACAAGGGCTACACGGTCATCGCGAACGTCGGCAACAGCGCCACCGACCTGTCGGGCGGCCACGCCGAGAAGGCCTTCAAACTCCCGGACTACGACGGCCAGTTGTCCTGA